GGTTAGTTTTTCGTCATTGAGTAGTTCAAGGATGACGTTGTCAAGATGTTTCGTTGGCTTGGCGCCCTTGCGCCCGCCTGTCATATCGGCGTCATCATGCGTGATTGTTTCAGACCGGTAGCTGGTGCGCAATGCGCGCGGAACAAGATTCGCATGCATTCGTTTTGTCGATAGACCTGATAGTTCAAATTCGGATTGGTGTTTTTAAAACGCTTTTCGAGAATGGCCGCGTTGGTTTCGGCGCCTCGATTCGCCTTTCAGCACGTTGACTCTGAGACACGATTTTGCCGGTTTTTCAAGTTATTCACCCTGCGACACACCGGTTGTGGAAAAAAATATGGAAAACTTATCCACATAGTTATTCACAAATGTGGGGAAAGTCGGCGGATAAGCCGTGGATATTCACGATAAACGCGGTGGAAAAGTCGTGGATGAGTCTTTGAAAAGTGTGGATGAAAAATCGACAAAGCTCCGGCGGTGGATAACTTGGTGATTTATCCACAAATCCCCTCTTAGTTATCCACATGGCAACAACCTGTGGATAACGCTGTTCGTAAGCTATTTCGAAGGTTATCCACATATTCACCGTGCTTATTACCCTGATTACTACAGCAAACTTACGTTTCATCATGGTAAGCAAAGCGAGCAAGTTGAATCTGCATCTCACGATTAAAAGAAGCAACTAGAATAGAAGCCAGTTATCACCCAAAGTAGGAGCATTATGAAAGTCGAAATCAACTCCACCGCGCTTGCGGACGCAGTTGCCTGGACCACTCGTGTCATCGATGCACGGCCAGCCAACCCGATTCTTGCCGGAATCAAACTTGAAGCCGCCGACGGAACATTGCAACTTTCCGCCTTCAATTACGAAATTTCCGCTCGTCACCACATCGAAGCCGGCGTCGATGAAGCAGGAAAAGTACTCGTCCAAGGCAAACTTTTGGCCGATATCACCAAGGCTTTGCCCCAGGAAAAAGCGTATCTTTCCACTACCGATACCACGTTGACGATTTCGTCGGGAAAGTCGACATTCACGTTGCAGCTTATGCCGGAATCTGAATATCCCGATCTTCCTCAAGCCCCGGCCCTTCTGGGCCAGGTCGATGCCCCGACTTTTGTCCAATCGGTTTCCCAAGCTTCCGTTGCGGTTTCGCACGAAGAAAACCGTCCGGTCCTCACCGGCGTGCGCATCCAGTTCAATGGCGAAAAAGTCGTGATGACCTCGACCGATCGTTTCCGTCTTTCCCGGTCCAGCTTCACTTGGACTCCCCAGGACGCCAACCTTGAAACCGAGACGTTGGTTCGCGGTTCTCTGCTGCGCGATGTGGCTCGTGCCGTTGACGAACACCAGAACGTCATCATCGATTTCAACCCGGAAAGCCCGTCATTGCTCGGTTTTGAAAATGCCGGTCGCGTTTCGACCTCGCAGTTGATTGATGGCGAGTTCCCCGCGGTTGACAGGCTTTTCGCAGATGAATACCCGATTGAAGCCGTGATTTCCAAGGAATCTCTGCTTGGTGCCATCAAGCGTGTGGCGCTCGTTGCAGAACGTAATGCGCCGATTCGCATGGTTTTCGAAGGCCAGACATTGACACTTTCGGCCGGAACCGCCGATGAATCACAGGCCAAGGAAGTGCTCGATATCGACATGGACGGAGAAAACATCACGGTCGCGTTCAACCCGTCGTATCTGATTGAGGGTCTGAGTGCGATTACCGAACCGTTCGTACGCATGAAGATGACCACCGCAGTGAAACCAGTCGAGTTCAACGGGCAGCAGGAAGCCGATTCCGACGAATCACTGGATTATCGTTATCTGCTGGTGCCAATGCGGTTCAACTGATTGAAGGGAAACGAAATTTATCTTACGGTGTTCACTAAATTTGACAGACGCCGTAAGATATTTTTCTTTTCATCGCATTCTCACATTTCGATAATTAACCAAAGATGATAACTAAGACATGACGAGGTAAGGGGTTCGGGTGTATATCTCACGACTGGCGCTTGACCATTTTCGGTCGTGGCCGCACCTTGTCGTTGATTTCACGCCAGGCGTGACTATCCTCAAAGGCGCGAACGGGTTGGGCAAAACCAACATCGTGGAGGCCGTCGAAGTCCTGTCCACCGGATCCAGTCACCGTGTCTCTGGCTCTTTGCCGCTGATTGAACGGGGTGAGACCAAGGCGACCATTCGTGCCAACGTCAATGAAAACAGCGTAGAACGCGGAAACTGCGGAAACAATGACGCGCCAACCGTTGATGGATTAGCTGAACACGACGATGGTCAAGATATCGCGGATCCTGTAGCCGATACAGCCGAAGAGAACGTCGGGAAAAGCGGCAAAGGCGCGCTCAGCGGGATAGCTGCCGCTGATGCCATCCGCCAAGAAAATGCTGTGAGTGGCAAGCAGCCTGAACACGACGTCCGCAAGACCACTTATGAAGTGACCATTGCGGCGAGAGGGGCCAATCGCGGACGCATCAACGGAGGAAACTCGCTCTATATGCGCGATATCGTGGGTAAGGTTCCAAGCGTTTCCTTCACGCCGGAAGACCAGCGGCTGGTGGCAGGCGATCCCGCAGGAAGGCGCGGTTTCCTTGACCAGGCCGGGTCATTGCTCATCGCCGGTTACGCCGCCAACCTTTCCACCGCCAACAAAATCGCCAAACAGCGCTCTGCGTTGCTCAAACAGCTCGGTCAACGCGGGGAACCGGTCGATGCGCAGAATGCGGCGCTCAATGGGCTTGAAATATGGACCGGCCAGTTCATCGCTGTCGGCGTGGCTCTGACACGGGCTCGTGCCGGACTGATCGAGCGCTTGTCTGGTCCGTTTTCCCGCATTTACGACGAACTTGCCGGCAAACCGCAGCATGCCGGGCTTGCCTATGCGCCTTCGTTCGAAGAAGTGTTGGATTTTGAGGCGCCCGAACCGGAGATCAGCAAACACTATCAGCGCCTGTATGCCGGCGAAATAGCCCGCGGTCGCAATCTCATCGGGCCGCACCGAGACGACATGACATTGACGTTGGACGGGATGCCTGCCCGGGAATTCGCTTCGAACGGCGAGATGTGGACCATGGCACTCGCCCTGAAAATGGCGTTGTTCGACGAAATCGCGCAAACCCAGCAGGTCAAGCCCATTGTCGTTTTGGATGATGTTTTCGCG
The window above is part of the Bifidobacterium sp. ESL0704 genome. Proteins encoded here:
- the dnaN gene encoding DNA polymerase III subunit beta, which produces MKVEINSTALADAVAWTTRVIDARPANPILAGIKLEAADGTLQLSAFNYEISARHHIEAGVDEAGKVLVQGKLLADITKALPQEKAYLSTTDTTLTISSGKSTFTLQLMPESEYPDLPQAPALLGQVDAPTFVQSVSQASVAVSHEENRPVLTGVRIQFNGEKVVMTSTDRFRLSRSSFTWTPQDANLETETLVRGSLLRDVARAVDEHQNVIIDFNPESPSLLGFENAGRVSTSQLIDGEFPAVDRLFADEYPIEAVISKESLLGAIKRVALVAERNAPIRMVFEGQTLTLSAGTADESQAKEVLDIDMDGENITVAFNPSYLIEGLSAITEPFVRMKMTTAVKPVEFNGQQEADSDESLDYRYLLVPMRFN
- the recF gene encoding DNA replication and repair protein RecF (All proteins in this family for which functions are known are DNA-binding proteins that assist the filamentation of RecA onto DNA for the initiation of recombination or recombinational repair.) encodes the protein MSGKQPEHDVRKTTYEVTIAARGANRGRINGGNSLYMRDIVGKVPSVSFTPEDQRLVAGDPAGRRGFLDQAGSLLIAGYAANLSTANKIAKQRSALLKQLGQRGEPVDAQNAALNGLEIWTGQFIAVGVALTRARAGLIERLSGPFSRIYDELAGKPQHAGLAYAPSFEEVLDFEAPEPEISKHYQRLYAGEIARGRNLIGPHRDDMTLTLDGMPAREFASNGEMWTMALALKMALFDEIAQTQQVKPIVVLDDVFAQLDETRRRQILDFAMGQDQVLITVAAASDIPLNAAEAGKVVIVDVAELKAGAQDENANLVAQLQAARGSRKADSDDAHDSKPRQADKFLKVETDQNVRDLTDDEIGTDDGQAIVADNPRVNQQVQDSSDDKVGFAGVSGTVADNTGIDGIRAQYENDESGNNGSGAQS